The Vibrio bathopelagicus genomic sequence CTGAAAAGAAATTTAACTCGCTCTATCAAAATAAACGCTGCGGTTCACCAAAGTAATAACCCTGCAGGTAATCGACACCCATATCCTCTGCGATTCGACACACCTGTTCATTATGTACGAACTCCGCCACTGTCTTGGCATTGAGTATCTGGCACAAGCTAACAAGCTGTTGGGCAATCTTACGCTGCTTCTTATCTTGGTCGATATTGCGAATCAGGCTGCCATCGAGCTTTATCACCTGTGGCTCAAGCTTCAATATCTCATCAATGTTCGAATAACCCGAACCAAAATCATCAACGATGATATTAACGCCCAAATCACGAAAGTGATTACATATCTCAATCAGCCTGCCGTAATCTTGAATCTGTTCCGTTTCCAACACTTCCAAGCCGATACGTTGCGGATGACTAATTTGTTTGATGGCTTGTTCTAGGTGAAGGATGGTTTTCTCGTTGTTGAAGTCTTGTGGCGCTAAATTAATCGAAAACGAATCGGTCCTTTGACTCATAAAATCAAAGGTACGCGTAATCATCTGGCGACTAAGGCGCGTATAAAGATGGGTGCCTTCGATAATCGATAAAAACTTACCTGGAGCAATCAGCTGGCCATCTTCCTCAATTCGAACTAAGCACTCATAGCTTTCGACTTGATGGCTGTGCGCGGACACTATGGGCTGAGAACACGCAACTACGTTTTGATTCAACACCGCGCGGCTAACACAAGACAACCAACCTAACTGCTCTTGGCGATGCTTCTCTAGTTGGATTAATGTTTTAGCACTCACGAGGTGCTTGTTCTGACTCACCGCACTGCGACGAGCATCAATGGCCTTGAGTAACAAGTCATCAATCGATGTAGTTGGAAAATCACGACGACTCGCCACGCCGGCACAAATTGAAACCGAGAGGTAATCAATATCAGGTAAGCCCATTGGCTCAAAGTTTACATGTTCGGTTTTGTCGGCAAACTCAGAAAAGCGCTGATGAATGTGTTCGTGACTGGCCCAGCTTTTAAAAACTACCGCCCACTCACCAATACCGATGCTGTAAAGCTGACACCCTTCATCAAAAAATTGCCATAACGCCTTTTGAAAATACTCACTCAAATCACGAAGCAGCTTGTCACCGACTCGATAACCGTACTTTTCATTGATTTGCCCGAATGTTGTAACCTTCAGCGCCAATAAGTGACTATCAGCGTTCATTTTTGACAATTTTTCACGCAACACACTTCGATTAGGTAAACCGGTACGACTATCAATTCGATAACTGGCTGTAAGTGCAGTAGCTTGCTGCTGAATCTTGCTCACCATGCTGTTGTTCATGTCATCAACATCGAGTAGAGCATTACGAATCAATGAGAATAAGGGCGATATATTTGTGGCCGGTTGGGTCACAAGCGGAACAGAACCTTCAACCGGGCCTTCTCTTAAAGTGATATACGTTAGGCTATGATGCAAAATTCTTTGTTGGTCATCATCTTGATAAAGCTCGCCCATACAATACACACCGTAGGTATCTGCTAGGTTTTGGAAAATCTCAACTTCTTGGTTGCCATCAATAAAGTCGATGCGTGAAGTACAATTATAGATAAAGAACTGTTCCGGTCGATGAGAGGCGATCTGTTGAACGCCAAGTCGTACCTGCTCTAAGGTAAGTGAAGGATGGTCATAGCAAAACCTGACTTCATCACTCACTTGGAACGGACCACTAAATTCTATCTCTCCAGACTCCGTTACCTTGAGTGGTAAGTGGATATTTTGGGCTTTCGGGTCGCCGACCATTAAGGGGAAATTATGCAGTTGCTCGAACGGGACCTCGAGCCCATCGGCTAAATAACGATTATACAAGTCGCGAATGGGCATACCGTCTAATTCAGCCAAGCGACTCCCTTCGGCGCCAGTGACTCGAAAGGTACGTCCTATCGGGTTCCATTCCGTGTAATAACCTTTAGTTACGACTAACTCAGAGCTGTGTAAGGCCAACATAACGTAAGCATTTTCGTAGCAATGGCCGTTCAGCATCACCCATCGTCCACTGTCGGTAATGGTGGATGCACCTCCACAAATAGGCAGTGAATATCTGGATTGCTCAAACGCAGAAAACAAGGATCTGTTATTTATCTGCAAGCGATCGGCAAAGCAGATGATGCTTTGAGTATCCGCATTACACTCAAGCTGCTGCCACATCGCTTGGCTATCCAGCAGTGGCTGCTTACTGTATTCCACAACACCACAGGTATAAGACATCGCATCAAAGCGTGTGGCAACCAAATAGAGACCTTGATGCAGGATGACACCTTGGTTTATGTAGTGGTTGGCACTACACCCAATCAGCTTGGCGTTAGGAAATGTTGATTGAATTACTTGGCAGGCAGCCAAAACCGAATCTTTCTCGAAAGACGAAAACACCTGAATCAGTAGAGGTTCATGACGATGAAAATCTAGCTTTTCCAATTCACTTTGGGTTTGTTCTATGTCTTGTATCAGGAGAGAGGTCGACTGCATATTCACATTAATCGTTGCGTTAATGATTTGTTATTGTGCTTATTATAGATAAGGCTTGCACGAATTACTTACTATCGTCTTATAAATAATGTGACGTTAGTTAGACATCATTCATTCCACTAAAAAACAGTCATTAATGGTGGCTGAACACTTTCAAAGTAAGGAGTTGTAGAATTTCATGGGCTTTAACAACTAAAACAATCGCTTAGGCTCACCAAAATAATAGCCTTGCAGGTAATCGACACCCATTTGCTCCGCTATTTCACAAACCTGTTGGTTATGAACAAATTCAGCGACCGTTTTAGCATTAAACACTTGGCACAAGCGAACAAGCTGAGAAGCAATATTTCTTTGCTTAAGGTCTTTGTCGATGTTGCGAATCAAGCTGCCGTCGAGCTTAATAATCTGTGGCTCAAGCTTGATAATTTCATCAATATTCGAATAACCCGAACCAAAGTCATCAACAATGATTCTCGCCCCGAGTGCGCGGAAGTGATCACACACCTCAATCATGCGACCGTAATCTTTGATCTGCTCAGACTCGAGAACTTCTAAGCCAAGCCGAGTGGGATCGTTCATTCCACTAATGGCAGTTTCGAGAATCTCTAGCGTCTTATCGCTCAATAGGTCTTGTGGAGACAGGTTGATCGAGAACGGGCTCTGCTTGTCCGCCATATAACCAATGGTGTTCTTAATCATGTGTCGACTAAGGCGAGTATAAAGGTGCGTATCGGCAATCATGGGTAAGAATTTACCTGGTGGTACAATCGTCCCGTCTGATTCCATAATTCTAACCAAGCACTCTTGGCCAATCATTTCATGAGTACTCGCTGCAACAATAGGTTGAGAGTAAGTGATGATGTTCTGATCTAAGATTGCTCGGCTTACACAGCTCAACCAACCGAGCTGCTCTTTACGATCTTCCTCGCTTACCTGAATGTCTTTGGCATTAGTAATGTGAGTGTTATTACGCACTCCATAACGTCGAGCTTCAATCGCTTTCAATAAGATTTCATCGCCGCTGTCAGTTAAGAAATCACAACGACTGGCAAAGCCACCACACAGCGAAACCGACAGGTAATCAATATCGGTTAATCCATACGGCTCAAAATTAATGTGTTCAATGTCATCAGCAAACTCAATGAAGCGTTGCTCTATCTTCTCGCTATCGATACTCGCGTTAAAGATAATCGCCCACTCACCAACACCAATACTGAACAGTTCAACTTGCACATTGAACTCCTTCACGACCCGAAGGTGTAATCGCTCAACAAAATGGTTAGAAAGGTCGAGTAACAGCTTATCGCCGACTTGATAACCATACTTCTCGTTCACCTGATGAAAGTTAGTCAGCTTTAAAGTCAGTAGATGTTCACTGAACAGAATCGTATTAAGGCGCTCTTTTAACACAATACGATTTGGCAGGCCGGTACGAGAGTCAATTCGGTAACTCTCAGTTAAACGACGCGCCTGTTGATGAAGTTTCTTCTCCATCTGAATATTAATACTGTCTAAGTCCGCAACCGCATTTCTCACTAAATTGAGCAGTGGTGATACCGTGGAATCGCAATGGAAATCATCACAACGAAACTCGTCAATTTCATCCGACTCTCTCATCGCAATGTAAGTGAGACTGTGGTGCAAGATATCTTGACGATCCTCGTTTCGGTAAAGCTCACCCATGCAGTAAACCCCACAGGCCTTCACAATACCTTCAAATGGCTTCAATTCGAGCTTACTATCGATGAATTCAAGTCGAGAGACACAGTTATAAATGATCACAGATTCTGGTTGGTGCATAGCGAGCACCTCGGCACCATGACGCACTTTCTCTGCTGTTAAAGATGGGTGGTTATAACAGAATTGTGCTTCCTCTCCGACATGCCAAGGGCTATCAAATTCAATACTGCCATCGTCATTGATTCGAAGAGGCGTTGATATCCCCTTCTTTCTTCCAAGCTCACGATAAAGCGGGAAACTCATCAACTGACTAAATGGCAGATCTTTACCATCAGCAAGGTAATGTTTGAACACTTCAATAGCCGGCTTATCATTCAATGCATATAAGCGATTGCCCTCAGCTTGAGTGACTATCAGCTTCATCCCAATTGGGTTCCATTCAGAATAAGCATCCGACCAAACCTTTAACCTTGGGTTGGTCAAAGCAACTGCAACACAGGCGTGCTGATAGGTCTCTTCGTTATGCATAACCCAACGCCCAAAGTCATTCTCATGGCATAGCCCACCAGCAACCGGCAAGGCATAAGGCAGATTTTCAAAGGCACCATAAATTGGATAATCACGCCCTTCAACCTGATCGCACAAGCTAATCACGGTTTTAGTATCTTTAGAAAGAGATAATTGAGCCACCAGAGCTTGGCTATCATGGTTAGGGTTACCCGTAAAAGGCTGCACAGCAGAGGTTAAGTGTGTTTCATCAAACTCACTGATAATCACCAACGTACAAGCGCTTTCAAGGCAGTTATTACAAATAACATGACGCGCGCTTTGACCTATCAATATGGAATGATTTAGATGCTTGAGAGCAACACTCGCGATGCGTCGAGCTACGTCTGGAGATTGGGCAGAGAAGAGTTGAATTAGGTATTGCTTGCGGTCACACCATTCTCGCTGTTCAAATTGAGATTTAAATAACTCCTCAGTATTTGCGAGAAATGTAAATGTTTGCATGCCAACCCTTGTTCAAAATCGAGTGAAGTGAGAACCCGCAACCACTGCTATGATTGAAATGAATCGATAAAAAGTAGTCGCCAATTATCCTAGCCTAAACAGGCAGTTAATTACGACTAATGTAACAATTCAATATCATAAATGCGACCCAATAGCTTACCGTAGCCATTAAATTAGTCGCATAAGATCGCTAAGTTGCTCTATTTCAACATCAGGGAGCACACTCGCCTTCGGGGAGAGGTATAAATTGGAACCAGTGTCATTAAACCAGCACGCTTGGAAGCCATTTTGCTTGGCTCCATAGACATCCGTTTTGAGGTGGTCACCAACATGAAGAATATTTTCAGCATCACAATCTAGGTGTTGCTGAGCTTTTTCAAACATATCAGAGTAAGGTTTAGCTCTGCCATCAGGGCCGGCCTTAAGGATCAATTGGAAGTACTGCCCCAAGCCAATTTTATGTGGGTCGACATTGCCATTAGTAATCGCTGCCAAAGGAATCCGTTGGCTAAGCTCAGCCATCACGCGATGCGTTTCTTGAGGCACATCGACTTGATTCCGCAACCACAAGGCATGCTCAATACCTTCTCGAGCCGCTTTATCTGCTTGATCAGCAGAATAACCTAACTGCAGTAAGCCACACTTAATCTGTGTTTCACGCCATACAGTGACATCATGTTTTAAAGCTGGGTTTTCAGATGCGACTTGCTGCTTGATCCCGTGCCACTCTTCTAGTGATAAAGAAGCGGACACTGGGTGCTTTTGGAAAAGCCACTGCGCCATCTCTTTCTCAACCTTCATGATCACAGGCCAGTTGTCGTACAAGGTGTCATCCAAATCAAAGGTCATGGCTTTGATGGGCTTTAACCCTCGATAAATTCGCATAGTAAAACCTTTAATCTAATCTTTGTTCTTCTTACGAGCTCTCGGGTGAGCCTGATCATAAGCTTGTGCTAAGTGTTGGAAGTCTAAGTGGGTATACACTTGGGTCGTCGAGATGTTTTCATGCCCTAGTAATTCTTGAACAGCACGAAGGTTTTGGCTCGACTCAAGCACATGCGTTGCAAATGAGTGACGCAGTTTATGCGGGCTGATATGACTCGCGACAGACTGCTTCTTGCCCCATTCTTCCATGCGTTTTTGCACGCTACGATGAGAAATTCGAGTGCCGAGTTTAGAGACAAACAGTGCAGGCTCACCCGGCGAAGCGAGTTCACCACGTACTTTTAACCATTTATCGACCCACTCTTTCGCTAAACCGGAAAACGGTGCTTTGCGTTCTTTGTCACCCTTACCAATCACTCGTATTTCACCCTGTCGAGCCAACACATCTCTCAGGTTGATACCAACCAATTCAGCCAATCGTAATCCCGCGCCATACATCACTTCCATCATCGCTCGGTCACGAATCGATAACGGATCATCCTCATTCACATCAAGCAGTTGACCCACTTCATCGACATCAAGGTTTTTAGGTAAAGGGCGTTGTTTGCGAGGTGCTGAGACACCTTTAGCAGGGTTAGCTGACATCTCGCCACGCAATACAAGGAAATCAAAGAAGCTGCGTAATGAAGATAAGCGAGTCGCGATACTGCTCGCTTTCATTCCCTCACGCATGCCTTTACTGGCAAGTTGCCTTACCCATGCAGCGTCCACTTGAGTCCAGTCTTTCAGCCCTAGTGTGACTAAATGAGCGGCCATGGTTTCGAGCTGTTGTCGGTAATTGCGTTGGGTGTGTAGGCTGAGTCCCTTCTCGCTTCTGAGATATTCATAGAAGCGAGAAAGTGACTTTTGAAGGCTGTTAGGAAGAGGTATTTTGGGCTCTAGGCTCATTATTTATCTGCCAAGGTAAGGTGTCCGCCAAATGAGCAACAACAAGCGCTAAATGGCGTAAAAAGAGCGTATCCATATGGGGTTGGAAATGGCCGCCATCTTCGCTAGAAAAGGCGAGCAAACCCAATGGAGACTGCTTAGCAAGCGGAAGTACTACATAAGAGCCTAGCTCTGGAACTGGAAAATCACCAAACAAATCTTGTCTGTCCGTTTTTCTCAAGCGCCCTAAATAAGCATCTTTACCGTTGAAGTGGTTCAATGAAAACTTCGAATAACGCTCCCCATTAAGCTGGTAAAAGCCCAGCTGAGACAACACGCGTATATGAGCTTTCAAACCTAATTCAATCGCCTTTTGTTCAACCGCCTTAATGACTTGCATGAAATCACTGCATTTCAATACCTGAGCTTGCAGATCCATAAACTCATAAAAAGTTTTGTCGTTATTCGCAGCCAGTGACATCAAGCCAGTGATCTCTTCTTCTAACTCTTCGATTCTCTGGCGTTGACGCTTAAGCTGAACCTCAACCAAAGAAACCGCGCCCTGCTCAACATTGTTGACAGCAAGGCGATCAACCAAATTTCTTCTGTCTTGAAAAAAATCTGGGTTATCACGTAAATATTCCGCGACCACTTCTGCGGTGAGTGCGTCGGCTTCAACGTAAGACAAAACCTATCCTTTATGTTTTATGAATCTATTGGTTATAAATCGTTATTAGCAAGAAAGTTGACCATCAAACACATGCGTTGCAGGGCCAGTCATAAACAGAGGTTTACCTGGACCTTGCCAGCTAATGTGTAAGTCACCACCAGGTAGGCGAACTTTCACATTCTCAGCCAGTAAGCCTTGATTGATACCAACGGCAACTGCGCCACACGCACCGCTGCCACATGCCTGAGTTTCACCCGCACCGCGTTCGTAAACACGCAAGCGAACTTCTTCACGGTTAACCACTTGCATAAAGCCAGCGTTAACACGCTCAGGAAAGCGGTCATGTGATTCAAGAAGCGGACCTAAAGTATCCACATCAGCAGTATCGACATCATCAACAACAGTAACCACATGCGGATTACCCATACTTACTGCACCGCAGAATAAGGTGTGTACATCTGTTCTCAGAATATACGTCTTCTCTGGCTGCTTCGCCTTGAATGGAATCTTGCCTGGTTCGAACTCGGGAATGCCCATGTTCACAGTGATCTGGTCATTGTCTTCAATCTTGAGAACCATTTTTCCTTTCTTGGTGCTCACGTTGATGCTGTACTTATTCGTTAAGCCTTTCATGCGAACGAATCGTGCAAAACAACGAGCGCCATTGCCACACTGCTCCACTTCACTGCCATCCGCATTGAATATGCGGTAATGGAAATCAGTTTCTGGATCATAGGGAGCCTCAACCACAAGTAACTGGTCAAAGCCCACGCCAGTGTGACGATCCGCCAAACGACGAATCAAATCTGGAGAAAAGAAAATATTTTGAGTAATGCAGTCCACGACCATGAAATCATTGCCCAAACCATGCATTTTAGAAAAGTGGAAGTGCATAACGCTTAAAATTACTCCGGAAGAATGTTTTCAAGTTCCCACAGACTCGTAAGCTCTTCACGCTGACGAACCAAATGAGTTTTATCGCCATCCACCATCACTTCAGCCGCACGCGAACGAGTGTTGTAGTTAGATGACATCGCGAAGCCATAAGCACCCGCAGAACGAACCGCTAACAGATCACCTTCTTCAAGAACAAGGTCACGATCTTTACCTAGGAAATCGCCTGTCTCACAGATTGGGCCAACCAAATCGTAAGTCACGGCTTCACCCTGACGAGGGCTCACAGGAACAATATCCTGCCAAGCTTGGTAAAGTGCCGGGCGCATTAGGTCGTTCATTGCTGCATCGATGATAGCAAAGTTCTTATGCTCTGTTGGCTTGAGGAACTCGACTTTCGTTAATAATACACCAGCGTTAGCAGCAATCGCTCTTCCAGGCTCGAAAATCAGCTCTAGATCAGAATGATTCTCTAGGCGAGCCAATAAGGCTTTTGCGTAGTCAGAAGGCTGTGGTGGTAATTCATCACGATAAACCACACCTAAGCCTCCGCCAACATCAAGGTGTTTGATGGTGATACCATCAGCACGTAGTTGGTCGATTAAAGCAAGCAAACGGTCAGTCGCATCAATAAAAGGTTCGATGTCTGTTAGCTGAGAGCCAATATGGCAATCAATACCATGAATAGACAAGTTATCGAGTGTTTTTGCAAAGGCATAAACGGCAGGTGCACGATCGAAGGCAATACCAAATTTGTTATCACGCAGACCAGTCGAGATATAAGGGTGAGTGTTAGCATCAACATCTGGGTTGATACGCAGTGAAATCGGCGCTTTAACACCAAGCTCACCAGCTACTTTATTCAGTCGCTCTAGTTCTGGCTCAGACTCTACGTTGAAACATTTAATGTTCAACTCAAGCGCACGCTTCATTTCAGCGGCTGTTTTGCCGACACCAGAGAACACAACTTTCGCTGGATCGCCACCTGCAGCAACCACACGCTCTAACTCACCGCCAGAAACGATATCAAAACCAGATCCCAAACGAGCCAAAGTATTCAACACGCCAAGGTTCGAGTTAGCTTTAACGGCATAACACACCAAATGCGGATGATCGCCAACCGATGAATCAAATGCATTCCAGTGGCGTTCTAATGTTGCACGAGAATATACATACAGCGGTGTACCATATTGCTCTGCTAGTTGTGAAAGTGCGACGTCCTCAGCCCAAAGCTGGCCATCTTCCTGATAGTTGAAGTAATCCAAAGTTCTTATCCCTTATAAATAACGATTTCTGCGTGTTTCACTTATTGTGATTGTTCAGTCTGTTGAACTTCATCAGGATCGTACAAAGGACCCGTTTGACCACAACCAGAAAGTCCAATAACGGACACCATAAATAGAGCAGTAATTAATTTTTTCATTTTGCATATCGTGATTATTAACTCAATGCCCCCTATAATCGCACCACACTCAGGAAAAGCAATAGGATAGAAAGGATGAACGAGACTGAATTTCATCAACTGGTCGATATACAGATGCAAAACATCGAAGAAGCTATCGATGAATCAGAGGCAGATATTGATTACGAAGTGACTGGAAACGTAATGACGCTGGAGTTTGAGAACCGCAGCCAAATCATCATCAACCGCCAAGAACCAATGAAAGAAATCTGGTTAGCGTCTAAATCTGGTGGCTTTCATTTCAAACTAATCGACGACAAGTGGACATGTTCTAAGACAGGCATGGAACTGTTTGAGATGGTCAAAGAAGAATGCGTGAAGCACGCAGGTGAAGAGATCGATTGGGTCTAATATTTGTAAGCAAAACTAAAAAGGAGTGAATCAATCACTCCTTTTTTAATCTCAACCGACTTAAACTAGCCTAGATGTTGACTATCTTCGAACTCCGTGAAGACAAAATAGAGTCGTTACGATAAGGCACAACATAAGAGTTGCCTTCTTCTGGATGGATGATTTGATAATACTGAGGCAAGTTGAAATTAATCAACTTTGATGACAACTTCGACTCATCTTTTACTGAAGTATAAAAAGAGTTCACGCTGGCAATCATCTCATCTTTCTCACCGTTGTATTGGTGATACGCCTCTACCTGATTCGATTCATCCAATACATAGATATTGAAACCTTTATCTGTATCTTCAAAGAAGAACTGGATTAAACCCTCACTGGCAAAACCATCAACCACTTCTGGTAGTTGATACTCTTGCTCTTTATCAAGCATCAATAAAGGTGAACCCTTCAACTTATTGCTTGAGATACTACGGTAGAAATCGACAGAATTTTCCAGCATCTGTACCGAAACACCACGACGTTCAAAGAACAGACCGAACATCTTATTCGCTAAACGGATAGCTTTAAAGCGACGACGTTTCTCTGGTTCAATTGGCTTCAAACGCAAATCGATACATTCAGCAAGCAATTGGTAAACCATATTACGCATCACACCGCGCAGATTTTTGCTATAGCAGAATACATCCACAGATTCCGGCGGTAAGGCATCTTGATGCATTTTCCCCAGAACCGTTTTCAAAGCGTCTAGCATCGCAGTATCACCTTGGAAGTGAAGCGTACGAACTTCATGCCAAGAGTTACGATAAACCAGATCAACACTGCCAACTAAACTCTTACCTTCCTCACCAAAACTGAAGATATCAGCGTTCTTCAGATCCACTTTCAACTCTCGACTGCTTAACTCAGAAGTCGGATCCTTTTCAAAGTTGATGAACATCGCCAGTTGGCTGATTTCACATGGGCTTGCGAGAGCTTGCATGCTCGGACGACGCTTACGCAGCGAGAAAGTATTGCGCAGGTCGCTGACCATTTGATAGAACTTATCGATATCAATATGAGCATCACGAACCACAGAGTGCAAACGCGTCGACTCTGTTATTAAGCCATTAAAAAACGACCAAGCAACCAACTTACTCAAGTATTCGTGGTGCTCAAGCGAAGGCTGACCAAGAATACGATGCGCAACCAACGGCTGTTTATACAGATACCAACCGGCTTTATTGGACTGACCCTGACGAACTTCAATAAAGCTCAAGTCTGGCTCATGGAGATCCGGTGAGATTTGCGGATTCAGCAACGTCACTTTACCCGGCAAGACCTCAAACGCAGCATAAAGCTTACGCGCTAAGATACTGATATCTTGTGGGCTGATTGCAGAAGTGATGTCGTTACGACGAGCAAATTGAATCAGATTACGATAACTCAGCATCAAGGCGTCAAGCAGCGCATGGTGCACCACTTTAACCTGCTCAACCTTCCAGTTACGGCGGTTATCGAGCTCAGCAATAGTGTCATGTCCCCAATTCCAAGATTGAGTCATCTCGGTTAAGGCTTCGCGACGCCACGCTACCGATCCCATTCCCGCTTCTCGCGACAACTTCTCGTGAGTCTTTAGGTAGAAACAGCGTCTCACCAAATCCAATCGAGTGTGATCGTTGATACGTTCGAGATAACGAGTCACCTTCTCAAGCATCAGATAGTAGCTATCCATGCCATATAGATCAGGTTCATCCGCAAAGAAGCGACGCTTGGTATCAATACTAAGCAGTTGGGTATTTGGGTATTCCCATGAATAAGCTTCTAACAGAATCGCCTTCAAAACCGATTTGTATGGTGAGTCAATACTCTTATAAAGCTGCCATAGGTTAGACCCGAAGTACTCTTCAGCAGGAATGCGGTTCAGCTTGCCGAAGTCTATCCACTGCGAGCAATCAAGATAACCGTCCTGACACAAGCCTTGAACATACTCGTCGTAGCACTCTTCCATTTCTGGCGGAATGATTTGCCACAAGAGGCGCTGCCCCGCCAAGCGAACAGCAGAGCGATAGAATTCATCAAGCAGTAACAAGTGTTGTGAGGAACCACAGTTATCACCGGTCATTTCTTCTGAATGATTCGAACGGAAACGCTGTTCATCCATCAAGAAGAAGTTAGCTTCCACACCTAAGGTTTCAGCCCAGTCGGTAATAAGCAAACATTTATTAGTTAAGCTATCGCGCGCGGCACCGTCCATATCTGGTGACACACAAACCCATATATCAAGGTCACTTGAAGTGCTTTGGCCAATAGAAGAAGTGCTGCCCATGGTATACAGGCCAAGAATTGCGGGGTCAGAAGACTCGGTTAGCTTGCCACCCAACGTTAATTCGGTATCAGAGACAAATTGCTTTTGGAATTCATTAAGCATGAAGCTATGTATTCCAAAAGGAACTTGTTGGTCATAATAACCGGGCATCATTGGATGATTGAAATGAAAAAGTGCGGGAATAAGGTTAAAAACTCGTTGGCCTTGGACATTCATCAACGCCAACGCACGATCAATACGCTGTTGATTTAGATTGTCTAATCG encodes the following:
- the cyaY gene encoding iron donor protein CyaY, with the translated sequence MNETEFHQLVDIQMQNIEEAIDESEADIDYEVTGNVMTLEFENRSQIIINRQEPMKEIWLASKSGGFHFKLIDDKWTCSKTGMELFEMVKEECVKHAGEEIDWV
- a CDS encoding class I adenylate cyclase, producing the protein MQAYTQTLIQRLDNLNQQRIDRALALMNVQGQRVFNLIPALFHFNHPMMPGYYDQQVPFGIHSFMLNEFQKQFVSDTELTLGGKLTESSDPAILGLYTMGSTSSIGQSTSSDLDIWVCVSPDMDGAARDSLTNKCLLITDWAETLGVEANFFLMDEQRFRSNHSEEMTGDNCGSSQHLLLLDEFYRSAVRLAGQRLLWQIIPPEMEECYDEYVQGLCQDGYLDCSQWIDFGKLNRIPAEEYFGSNLWQLYKSIDSPYKSVLKAILLEAYSWEYPNTQLLSIDTKRRFFADEPDLYGMDSYYLMLEKVTRYLERINDHTRLDLVRRCFYLKTHEKLSREAGMGSVAWRREALTEMTQSWNWGHDTIAELDNRRNWKVEQVKVVHHALLDALMLSYRNLIQFARRNDITSAISPQDISILARKLYAAFEVLPGKVTLLNPQISPDLHEPDLSFIEVRQGQSNKAGWYLYKQPLVAHRILGQPSLEHHEYLSKLVAWSFFNGLITESTRLHSVVRDAHIDIDKFYQMVSDLRNTFSLRKRRPSMQALASPCEISQLAMFINFEKDPTSELSSRELKVDLKNADIFSFGEEGKSLVGSVDLVYRNSWHEVRTLHFQGDTAMLDALKTVLGKMHQDALPPESVDVFCYSKNLRGVMRNMVYQLLAECIDLRLKPIEPEKRRRFKAIRLANKMFGLFFERRGVSVQMLENSVDFYRSISSNKLKGSPLLMLDKEQEYQLPEVVDGFASEGLIQFFFEDTDKGFNIYVLDESNQVEAYHQYNGEKDEMIASVNSFYTSVKDESKLSSKLINFNLPQYYQIIHPEEGNSYVVPYRNDSILSSRSSKIVNI
- the lptM gene encoding LPS translocon maturation chaperone LptM translates to MKKLITALFMVSVIGLSGCGQTGPLYDPDEVQQTEQSQ
- the lysA gene encoding diaminopimelate decarboxylase — protein: MDYFNYQEDGQLWAEDVALSQLAEQYGTPLYVYSRATLERHWNAFDSSVGDHPHLVCYAVKANSNLGVLNTLARLGSGFDIVSGGELERVVAAGGDPAKVVFSGVGKTAAEMKRALELNIKCFNVESEPELERLNKVAGELGVKAPISLRINPDVDANTHPYISTGLRDNKFGIAFDRAPAVYAFAKTLDNLSIHGIDCHIGSQLTDIEPFIDATDRLLALIDQLRADGITIKHLDVGGGLGVVYRDELPPQPSDYAKALLARLENHSDLELIFEPGRAIAANAGVLLTKVEFLKPTEHKNFAIIDAAMNDLMRPALYQAWQDIVPVSPRQGEAVTYDLVGPICETGDFLGKDRDLVLEEGDLLAVRSAGAYGFAMSSNYNTRSRAAEVMVDGDKTHLVRQREELTSLWELENILPE